The Nicotiana tabacum cultivar K326 chromosome 14, ASM71507v2, whole genome shotgun sequence genome contains a region encoding:
- the LOC142168777 gene encoding uncharacterized protein LOC142168777: protein MAAFTKHFSFIFLLLTLISSLQIHARESQFFNKIPSNINAEKKTQVVIPNKESEPNFLPENENNGYGLYGHESGQLPPSTTTTNDVEKPYKEINPTTTLTKNIHNSKYLFKNYDNVAYVTVPKNDDNNNNNDEKYKNTGSTNNNNNNNEEYHKEDNTYYNNNNNNNNKEYYNSGSTHNNEEYHNGVNTYYNNNNKEYYNGGSTLNNNNNNNNNNNNEGYFNGGSIHNNNKEEYFNGVSTNNNNNKEGYFNGGSNKNNYKNYYYNDNEKYHNGGSTYYKNNNNNNNKEYYNGGSTNNNNEEEYFNSDSNKNNYNNYYHNDNEEYHNWDNTYNNNNNNKEGYFNGGSTKNNNNNYYNENEEYHNGGSTYHYHNNNNNNDDDNKEYYNGGNTNNNNNKEYYNVGSTNNNNNNEGYFNGGSTNNNNNNEEYHNGG from the coding sequence atgGCGGCCTTTACCAAGCATTTCTCCTTCATCTTTCTCCTTCTTACCCTCATTTCTTCATTGCAAATCCATGCAAGAGAAAGCCAATTCTTTAATAAAATCCCCAGCAACATCAATGCTGAAAAAAAGACACAAGTAGTTATTCCCAACAAAGAATCAGAACCAAACTTCTTGCCTGAAAATGAAAATAATGGCTATGGCCTATATGGTCATGAGTCTGGCCAACTTCCTCCTTCAACCACCACTACTAATGATGTAGAAAAACCCTACAAAGAAATCAACCCCACCACCACCTTAACTAAAAATATTCACAATAGCAAATATCTTTTCAAGAATTATGACAACGTGGCCTATGTCACTGTCCCAAAGAACGacgacaataacaacaataatgatGAAAAGTACAAGAATACTGGTagtacaaacaacaacaacaacaacaacgaggAGTATCACAAAGAGGATAACACTTactataacaataacaacaacaacaacaacaaggagTACTACAATAGTGGCAGTACTCACAACAACGAGGAGTATCACAATGGGGTTAACACTTactataacaataataacaaggaGTACTACAATGGTGGCAGTActctcaataataataataacaataacaacaacaacaacaacgaggGGTACTTCAATGGTGGCAGtattcacaacaacaacaaagagGAGTACTTCAATGGTGTCagtactaacaacaacaacaacaaggagGGGTACTTCAATGGTGGCAGTAATaaaaataactataaaaactaCTACTATAACGACAACGAGAAATATCACAATGGGGGTAGCACTTACTacaagaataacaacaacaacaacaacaaggagTACTATAATGGTGGCAGTACTAACAACAACAACGAGGAGGAGTACTTCAATAGTGACAGTAATAAAAATAACTACAACAACTACTACCACAACGACAACGAGGAGTATCACAATTGGGATAACacttacaacaataacaacaacaacaaagagGGGTACTTCAATGGTGGCAGTactaaaaacaacaacaacaactactacaacGAAAATGAGGAGTATCATAATGGGGGTAGCACTTACCActaccacaacaacaacaataacaacgacgACGACAACAAGGAGTACTACAATGGTGGTAatactaacaacaacaataacaaggaGTACTACAATGTTGGCagtactaacaacaacaacaataatgaggGGTACTTTAATGGTGGCAGtacaaacaataacaataataatgagGAGTATCACAATGGGGGGTAG